From Panicum hallii strain FIL2 chromosome 2, PHallii_v3.1, whole genome shotgun sequence, a single genomic window includes:
- the LOC112883408 gene encoding U-box domain-containing protein 33-like, whose amino-acid sequence MAEVSARGSPHSFPSSPLPPASPPQPGAERMFMRGGSGRSTGTSSSRSASLREIAEEAAVVADDGGGKLYVAVGKDFKDGKSSLSAAQSLGLLGGDLNLVLLHVHQPADRIMNGLCKVPASQLEEKELKAYRKIEQDEMNTLLNQYMTYCRLYLKVQAETLVIEKNNVANGIVELINQHSITKLVMGMSSFSTKRKVPKSKVAAIVHQQAKPYCQIFFICKGSLACTRDANLDSIKADSPRSSSASTLSDETELPARSVSLPPGHPGYMGSPDQPFLPRRSNSVSYPSPVLIANNVERMLHIAQHSIHVKPRNLSPNSSHPSNEGSSSSSLKDLDSMDGSPLPASIVSSEEQQMPMVETGMQNEVFEQLQQVRNELERSRKEASEGRQKAERDLFEASRKFKARENSLLKEKREVEERLAKEKAFLEKENFQIFNDLQKANEQRAEMENKLLQTNSLLEQLKQLQGQLQREKEDALREAEEMRKLYGNSNFISAGAGEVSLTEFSYSDIQEATNNFDESREIGHGGCASVYMGFLRHTTVAIKKFNREGIVGEKEFNDEVEILCRMRHPNLVTLIGVCKDPKVLVYEFLPNGSLEDRLQCKQHTEPLPWRMRIRIAADICTALIFLHSNKPKSIAHGDLKPDNVLLDANFVGKLGDFGISRSLNLTNTTVTPYHRTDQIKGTLGYMDPGYITSGELTAQYDVYSFGVVLLRLLTGKSPLGLQSEVEAALNSGVLHEILDTSAGGWPPEFAEELASLALKCCRYERKERPDLAKEAWGVLQATMNEPTPSSSLPPEAPSYFICPMTQEVMRDPHIAADGFTYEGEAIKDWNQRGHKMSPMTYLNFAHHQLIPNNALRFAIQEWQTKQQQ is encoded by the exons ATGGCCGAGGTCAGCGCCCGCGGTTCTCCCCATTCCTTCCCCTCGTCACCGTTGCCACCAGCGTCGCCGCCTCAGCCTGGCGCCGAGAGGATGTTCATGCGCGGAGGGAGCGGCCGCTCAACcggtaccagcagcagcaggagcgcCAGCCTCAGAGAAATTGCCGAGGAGGCCGCGGTGGTAGCCGATGATGGCGGTGGGAAGCTTTATGTGGCCGTTGGTAAGGACTTCAAGGATGGCAAGTCCAGCCTCAGCGCGGCTCAGAGCCTTGGGCTCCTCGGCGGTGATCTCAACCTTGTCCTGCTGCATGTCCACCAGCCTGCCGACAGGATTATGAACG GATTATGCAAGGTTCCTGCAAGCCAGCTAGAAGAAAAGGAACTCAAAGCATACAGGAAGATTGAACAGGACGAGATGAACACGCTTCTGAACCAGTATATGACTTACTGCAGGCTGTATCTGAAG GTGCAAGCAGAAACACTGGTCATTGAGAAGAACAATGTCGCAAATGGCATCGTAGAGCTAATTAATCAGCATAGCATCACAAAGCTTGTCATGGGAATGTCTTCCTTCTCAAC GAAGAGGAAAGTACCCAAGTCAAAAGTTGCAGCCATTGTGCATCAACAGGCCAAACCGTATTGCCAGATATTCTTCATTTGCAAAGGATCTCTTGCTTGCACTAG GGATGCCAATCTGGATTCTATAAAAGCTGATTCACCCAGAAGCAGTTCTGCAAGCACTCTGTCAGATGAAACTGAGTTACCTGCAAGATCAGTGTCACTTCCACCAGGGCATCCTGGTTACATGGGCTCTCCTGATCAACCATTCCTTCCTCGACGGTCAAATTCAGTTAGTTACCCCTCGCCAGTATTGATAGCAAACAATGTGGAGAGGATGTTGCATATAGCGCAGCACTCGATACATGTGAAACCAAGAAATTTGTCTCCGAACTCCAGCCACCCAAGCAACGAAGGGTCTTCCTCATCAAGTCTAAAGGATTTGGACAGTATGGATGGATCACCATTACCAGCTTCAATAGTCAGCTCTGAAGAGCAACAAATGCCCATG GTGGAAACTGGCATGCAGAATGAAGTGTTTGAGCAACTGCAGCAAGTCCGCAATGAGCTGGAACGCTCAAGAAAGGAAGCATCTGAGGGCCGGCAGAAAGCCGAAAGGGATCTGTTTGAAGCATCCAGGAAG TTCAAAGCACGGGAAAATTCACTCCTCAAAGAAAAGAGGGAGGTAGAGGAAAGACTGGCCAAAGAAAAAGCATTTCTTGAAAAAGAGAACTTTCAGATATTCAATGATCTGCAGAAGGCAAATGAGCAAAGGGCAGAAATGGAGAATAAGCTTCTCCAGACCAACTCTCTGTTGGAACAGCTCAAACAGCTGCAAGGACAGCTGCAGCGTGAGAAAGAAGATGCTCTAAGAGAAGCTGAAGAGATGCGCAAACTATACGGCAACAGCAATTTTATCTCTGCTGGTGCTGGTGAAGTTTCCTTGACAGAGTTTAGCTACAGTGATATTCAAGAAGCGACCAACAACTTTGATGAATCTAGGGAGATTGGGCATGGTGGATGTGCAAGCGTCTACATGGGTTTTCTCCGCCATACCACTGTGGCCATAAAGAAGTTCAACCGAGAAGGCATAGTAGGAGAGAAAGAGTTCAACGATGAG GTCGAAATTCTATGTAGGATGAGACATCCGAACCTTGTCACTCTTATAGGAGTGTGCAAAGATCCAAAAGTGCTGGTTTATGAATTCTTGCCAAACGGAAGCCTAGAGGACCGCCTCCAATGCAAGCAGCACACCGAGCCACTCCCATGGAGAATGCGCATCAGAATTGCAGCTGACATCTGCACAGCACTTATCTTCCTCCACTCCAACAAACCAAAAAGCATCGCCCATGGTGACCTGAAACCTGACAATGTCCTCCTTGATGCTAACTTTGTAGGCAAGCTGGGGGACTTTGGAATTTCTCGTTCCTTAAATCTGACAAACACCACTGTCACCCCTTACCACAGAACGGATCAAATAAAAGGCACACTAGGATACATGGATCCAGGGTACATTACTTCAGGGGAGCTCACAGCGCAGTATGATGTCTACTCCTTTGGAGTTGTACTGCTGCGTTTGCTAACTGGTAAGAGCCCCCTAGGCCTTCAGAGTGAGGTGGAGGCAGCCTTGAACAGTGGGGTGTTGCATGAAATACTTGACACCTCAGCAGGGGGCTGGCCTCCTGAGTTCGCTGAAGAGTTGGCAAGCCTAGCCCTGAAATGCTGTCGGTATGAGAGAAAGGAGCGCCCTGATCTTGCAAAAGAGGCATGGGGTGTCCTGCAAGCTACGATGAATGAACCGACACCCTCTTCATCACTTCCTCCAGAGGCACCATCATATTTCATCTGCCCAATGACACAG GAGGTCATGCGAGATCCACACATTGCTGCTGATGGATTCACATATGAAGGTGAGGCTATAAAAGATTGGAACCAAAGGGGGCATAAAATGTCCCCCATGACATACCTTAATTTCGCACACCATCAGTTAATTCCTAACAATGCCCTTCGTTTCGCTATACAAGAATGGCAAACAAAACAGCAGCAATAA